From Woronichinia naegeliana WA131, the proteins below share one genomic window:
- the accB gene encoding acetyl-CoA carboxylase biotin carboxyl carrier protein has protein sequence MSINFSELRELLSAIAQTGITELNLKTDDFELSVRKSEPTVMAETLTVSHPSVLTPPPAVTPPLISPPPSPSPEAPLPSPLDQKWTAVTSPMVGTFYRAPAPAESPFVELGDNVRKGQAVCIIEAMKLMNEIETEIAGQIMEIAVANGEPVEYGQPLMWIKAS, from the coding sequence GTGTCAATTAATTTTTCTGAACTCCGTGAACTTTTGAGTGCGATCGCTCAAACTGGCATTACGGAACTAAACCTAAAGACAGATGATTTTGAACTATCTGTGAGAAAAAGTGAACCTACTGTTATGGCAGAAACCTTAACCGTCTCTCACCCTAGTGTGCTTACTCCCCCGCCAGCAGTGACACCGCCGTTAATCTCACCTCCCCCTTCGCCATCTCCAGAAGCCCCTCTACCTTCACCGCTCGATCAAAAATGGACAGCCGTTACCTCGCCGATGGTGGGAACTTTTTATCGCGCCCCCGCTCCTGCCGAATCCCCTTTTGTGGAGTTAGGTGATAATGTTCGTAAAGGTCAGGCAGTCTGTATCATCGAAGCCATGAAGTTAATGAACGAAATTGAGACCGAGATTGCGGGGCAAATTATGGAAATTGCCGTAGCTAATGGCGAACCCGTTGAATATGGTCAACCTTTAATGTGGATTAAAGCATCTTAA